TCGGCGTGTCTCATTGGTTCTCGAACGGGAAGCTGCGCTCCGCTACACCTTCACCGCTGACGGACTCACACTGGAGGCGATTGGTTCCGAACAGGCCCAGGCGTCCGAGAGCATCGACGCTCTTCTCACAGGGCAGGAGACGGTGGTTTCGCTGAAGCCGCAGTTCTTGCTCGACGGTCTTGGCGCCGTGCATTCGGAGTTCGTACGCATCTCCTTCACCAAGACCGAGAACCCCAATAAGCCGGGTCCGGTTCTCATCACGAGCCAGACCTCGAAAGACCAAGCAGGGGCAGACTCTTACAAGTATTTACTCCAGCCCAACCTGCTCCTGCGATAAGACCTGGCTCAGCATCCACGAGAGAAGAAAGACAATCATGCACATCGGTCTCATCGGTCTCGGACGCATGGGCAACAACATGAGAGACCGCCTGGAGAAGAAAGGTATTGAGGTCACCGGCTTCGACACAAACCCGGCGGTTTCCGATGTCCCTACACTGGCTGATATGGTCGCCGCACTGCCCGCGCCCCGCACGGTGTGGGTGATGGTTCCGGCCGGGCAGATCACCGATTCCGTCATCGCTGATCTCGAGCCTCTGCTGGAGAAAGGCGATCTCGTCATCGACGGCGGGAACTCGAAGTTCACCGAAGACTTCGCACACGCCGCGCTGCTGGCGCCGAAGGGCGTGGATTTCATGGATGCCGGGGTCTCGGGCGGGATCTGGGGGCTGGAGAACGGCTATGGTCTAATGGTCGGCGGTTCCAAAGAACAGGTCGAGCGCGTCATGCCGGTTTTCGATGCTCTGCGTCCGGAGGGTCCGCGCGATGAGGGATTCGTCCACGTCGGGGAGGTCGGTGCGGGCCACTACGCCAAGATGGTTCACAACGGGATCGAGTATGCACTCATGCAGGCGTACGCCGAGGGATACGAACTGCTCGACACTCGCAAGGACATTATCAAGGACGTCACCGGCACGTTCAAGGCATGGCAGAGTGGCACGGTCGTGCGCTCCTGGCTCCTCGACCTTCTGGTCCGCGCTCTCGAGGAGGACCCGGAGTTCGAGCACATCGAGGGTTTCGTGCAGGATTCGTTCGAAGGTCGCTGGACCATCGAAGAGGCTCTGAACAACGCTGTGCCCGTTCCCACGATCAGCGCGTCGATCTTCGCCCGGTTCGTCTCGCGCCAGGAGTACTCGCCCGCGATGAAGGCCGTCGCCGCGCTACGCAACCAGTTCGGCGGGCACGCTGTGAAGGCTGTGGACTAACCCTCCTTGCGAGTTACGCACCTCTCTCTGACCGACTTCCGCAACTATGGCACTGCGGAGGTACACTTCGAGGCCGGTGCGAATCTGTTCGTCGGCCGCAATGGCCAGGGAAAGACCAACCTGGTCGAGTCACTCGGTTACCTGAGCGCTCTCGGATCGCATCGGGTGTCGAGCGACCAAGCCATGATCCGCCAAGGGGCCGAGTTGGCTGTCGTCCGGGCGCGCATCCAGCACGAAGCGCGGGAGCTTCTGGTCGAGGTGCAGCTGAACCGCGGAGCGGCCAATCGTGCTCAGGTCAATCGGGCCGCGATCAAGCCGCGGGAGCTTCCGCGGTACTTTTCGAGCGTGTTGTTCGCGCCGGAGGATCTGGCCCTCGTCCGTGGGGAACCCGGTGTCCGCCGGCGCTTTCTGGACCAGCTCCTCATCCAGCGGAATCCCCGTTTGTCAGCGGTGATCGCCGAATACGAACGGGTGCTGAAACAGCGGAACACTCTGCTGAAGTCGGCGCGCGCGTCCCGTTTCCGGGAAGATCAGCTGGGTACCCTCGACATCTGGGACGATCGGCTCCTGACACTCGGAGCTGAACTCATCAATGCACGACTCGATCTTATGGCTCGACTGAGCAATCCTCTTGTCGCGGCGTATCGGTCCGTCGCCGGAGACGATCATCACCCCCGGCTGCTACCCCAGCTGACTATCAGCGGCGCACACGTCGAAGACGAGGATGACGATTCGGTCGCCGACATGACCTCCGCATTTGGTGACACGACCGATGTGTTCCGTCAGGCTCTCGCCGGTGTGCGCTGGAAAGAACTCGAGCGCGGTCTCACACTGGTCGGGCCGCACCGCGACGATGTGCTCTTCGAGCTGAACGGACTCCCGGCCAAGGGCTATGCGAGTCATGGTGAGTCCTGGTCGTTCGCTCTCGCGCTCAAACTGGCGTCGGCTGAGCTTCTCCGCCGGGAGTCGGTGACAGGGGATCCCGTGCTCATCTTGGACGATGTGTTCGCCGAGCTCGATTGGGCCCGTCGCCGGATGCTCGCAACCACCGTTGCCGGTTACGAGCAGGTGCTCATCACGGCGGCCGTGTACGAGGATGTGCCGGCCGAGCTCGCTGCCCACACCATCCGCATCGAGGCGGGTGCCATCGTGGAGCCGTCGTGAGCGAGGCTTCCAGCGTCTACCTCCGGATGAAAGCGCTTTTCACCGGAACCGTCTCACGCTCACGCCGCAGGCGGGAGGCCGAAGCGGACTCCGGAGCGCCCAAGCCGTTCGGCGCTGGCCGGGACCCGCGCGGTCTCGGGGACGTTGTGGACTCGCTCGCCTCGCAGATGGGCTGGACAAGCGCGCTCGCCAAATCCGACCTCATGGCAGGCTGGGTGGAGCTCGCCGGCGAGGAGAACGCCAAGCACTCGTATCCAGAGGGGATCACCGATGGCGTCCTCATCGTCCGCTGCGAGACGACGGCCTGGGCGACACAGCTCGGGACGCTGCGCATCGAACTCCTGAGGAAGGCCGCAGAGCGCTTCCCCGACGCGGATATCCAGACGATCCATCTTCGTGGACCCCACGCCCCCTCATGGAATCACGGCTCCAGGTCGATTCCAGGGCGCGGTCCGCGCGACACTTACGGCTGAATGCACAAAAGAAGTCGTCCGCGCGAAGAAAACCCGTCAGACGGGCGATTTCGGGAACTTCCATCCGACATGCTTGGTAGAATGGACAGTCACTGTTGAGTGCGGTCAGGAGCCTAATTTCATATGACGATGGAACCGAACAGGGCCGAGGCGGAACACGACTACGGCGCGAATGAGATCCAGGTCCTCGAAGGTCTCGAAGCCGTCCGCAAGCGACCCGGTATGTACATCGGTTCCACCGGTCCCCGCGGTCTTCACCATCTGGTCTACGAGATCGTCGACAACTCCGTCGATGAGGCTCTTGCCGGATACGCCGACAACATCGAGGTGATGATCCTGCCGGATGGCTCGGTCCGTGTCTTCGACAATGGGCGCGGAATCCCGGTGGACGAGCACCCGGTGCAGAAGAAGTCGACCGTGGAAGTCGTGCTCACCATCCTGCACGCCGGAGGAAAGTTCGGCGGTGGCGGCTACGCCGTCTCCGGCGGGCTCCACGGCGTCGGCAGCTCAGTGGTGAACGCGCTGTCGACGCGGCTGGACGTCGAGGTCCGCCGGCAGGGACACGTCTGGCGGCAGAGCTACCGCAATGGTGTTCCGCAGGCGCCGCTCGAACAGGGGGAGGAGACGGAAGCGACCGGCACGACCATCGTCTTCTGGCCGAGCCCTGAGACATTCGAGACTGTCGAGTTCGACTACGACACGCTCCGCACCCGCTTTCAGCAGATGGCGTTCCTCAACAAAGGCCTCCGTATCGCGATCGCCGATCAGCGCCCGGTGAGTGCTGAGGGCGAGGCAGACGAGGAATCCGAACCGCGAGGCGAGGTGTTCCTTTACGAGAAGGGCCTGACCGACTACGTTCACTACCTCAACGCGGCGAAGAAGGCGGAGGTCGTGCATGACGAGATCATCTCGTTCGAGTTGGAGGACACCGATCGCAAGATCGCTCTCGAAGTCGCGATGCAGTGGACGACGAGCTACAACGAGTCCGTTTTCACCTACGCGAACACGATCAACACCCACGAGGGCGGCACACACGAAGAAGGCTTCCGCGCCGCGCTGACCTCACTCGTGAACCGTTATGCCCGCGAGAAGAACATCCTCAAAGACAAAGATGACAACCTCTCCGGCGACGATGTGCGCGAGGGCTTGACCGCGGTCATCTCGGTGAAACTCTCCGAACCGCAGTTCGAGGGGCAGACCAAGACCAAGCTCGGGAACACCGAGGCGAAGGCTTTCGTGCAGAAAGTGGCCGGCGATCAGCTCGCCGACTGGTTCGACCGCAACCCGAACCAGGCCAAAGAGATCATCCGCAAGGCGCTCCAGGCTGCGACCGCGCGCATCGCCGCTCGCAAGGCCCGCGAGACCGCCCGGCGCAAAGGTCTGCTGGAAAGCGGCGGGATGCCGGGCAAGCTCAAGGATTGTCAGTCCAAGGACCCGACACTTTCGGAGATCTTCATCGTCGAGGGCGATTCGGCCGGCGGTTCCGCTGTGCAGGGAAGAAACCCGGAGACGCAGGCCATTCTCCCGCTCCGTGGCAAGATCCTGAATGTGGAGAAGGCCCGCCTCGACCGCGCGCTCGCGAACAACGAAGTACAGGCGATGATCACTGCCTTCGGCGCCGGCATCGGTGAGGACTTCGACCCGGAGAAGGCGCGCTATCACAAGATCGTGCTGATGGCCGATGCCGACGTGGACGGCCAGCACATCACGACCCTGCTGCTCACGCTGCTCTTCCGCTACATGCGGCCGCTCATCGAACTCGGCTATGTGTATCTCGCCCAGCCGCCGCTCTACCGCCTCAAATGGTCGAACGCCGATGACGAGTACGTCTACTCCGATCGCGATCGCGACGCCTTCCTGGCGGAGGGGCTCGCCGCAGGGAAGCGCATCCCGAAGGACAACGGCGTGCAACGATACAAAGGTCTGGGTGAGATGGACTACAAGGAGCTCTGGGAGACCACCATGAACCCGGAGACCCGCACACTGCTCCAGGTGACGCTCGACGACGCGGCCGCGGTCGACGAGATCTTCACCACGCTGATGGGCGAGGATGTCGAGTCCCGCCGTTCGTTCATCCAGAAGAACGCGAAGGATGTGCGGTTCCTTGACATCTGACCAATCAGCATCTGATGAGACGGGACTCGCGGGAGGCGACATCGTGACCGACGAAGAGAACGCCGGCGCCGTTTTCGGCATCCACGGCAAGATCGACCAGGTCGACCTGCAATCGGAGATGCAGCGCTCGTACCTCGACTACGCCATGAGCGTCATCATCGGTCGCGCGCTGCCGGAGGTCCGAGACGGACTGAAGCCGGTGCATCGCCGCGTGATCTATGCGATGTTCGACGGCGGGTATCGGCCCGACAAGGCATTCTCGAAGTGCGCGCGCGTCGTGGGCGATGTAATGGGGCAGTTCCACCCGCACGGCGACTCCGCGATCTATGACGCCCTCGTGCGCCTCGTGCAGCCGTGGAGCCTCCGCTATCCGCTCGCACTCGGCCAGGGCAACTTCGGCTCACCGGGCAACGACGGCGCGGCCGCCCCTCGATACACCGAGACCAAGATGGCCCCACTCGCTCTCGAGATGGTCAGGGACATCGACGAGGACACCGTCGATTTCCAGGACAACTACGACGGTCGCACACAAGAGCCTTCGGTGCTCCCCAGCCGCTTCCCGAACCTGCTGGTCAACGGCTCGGTCGGCATCGCGGTCGGCATGGCCACCAACATCCCGCCGCACAACCTCCGCGAGGTTGCCCAGGGCGCGCTCTGGCACCTGGCCCACCCGGAAGCCTCCCGCGAGGAGCTCCTGGAGGAGCTGATCAAGCGGATCAAGGGACCGGATTTCCCGACCGGCGCGCAGATCCTCGGCGTCAAGGGCATCCAAGACACCTACCGCACCGGCCGCGGCTCCATCACCATCCGGGCCGTCGTGAGCATCGAGGAGATTCAGGGCCGGGTGTGCCTGGTCGTCACGGAACTCCCTTACCAGGTCAACCCCGACAACCTCGCGATCAAGATCGCCGAGCTCGTGAAAGACGGCCGTGTCGGCGGAATCGCGGACATCCGCGACGAGACCTCCGGCCGCACTGGTCAGCGCCTGGTCATTGTGCTCAAACGGGACGCCGTGGCCAAGGTCGTGCTGAACAACCTGTACAAGCACACCCAGCTGCAGGAGAATTTCGGCGCGAACATGCTGGCGATCGTGGACAACGTTCCACGTACGCTCGCGCTCGACGGCTTCATCACGGCATGGGTCGACCACCAGATCGAGGTCATCGTCCGCCGCACCCGCTTCCGGCTGCGCAAGGCGGAAGAGCGGGCGCACATCCTGCGGGGTTACCTCAAGGCGCTCGATGCGCTGGACGAAGTGATCGCGCTCATCCGCCGGTCGGCGACCGTGGACGAAGCGCGCGAAGGACTGAAGTCGCTGCTGGAGGTGGACGACATCCAGGCCGACGCGATCCTGGCGATGCAGTTGCGCCGCCTTGCCGCGCTCGAACGCCAGAAGATCATCGATGAGCACGACGAGATCGAGCGTCAGATCACCGAGTTCAAGGCGATTTTGGCGGATTCTGCCCGTCAGCGCTCCATCGTCAGCGAGGAGCTGACCGAGATCGTCGACCGCTTCGGCGACGACCGCCGCACCGAGATCATGCTCGGCTTCGACGGCGACATGAGCCTCGAAGATCTGATCCCCGAAGAGGAGATGGTGATCACCGTCACCCGCGGCGGGTACATCAAGCGCACGCGGAGCGACAACTACCGCTCCCAGCACCGTGGGGGGAAAGGCGTCAAAGGCGCGCAGCTGCGCGGTGAGGATGTGGTCGACCACTTCTTCGTCACCACAACCCACCACTGGCTCCTCTTCTTCACAAAAAAGGGCCGTGTCTACCGCGCGAAAGCGTACGAAGTCCAGGAGGCCGGCCGCGACGCGAAGGGTCAGCACGTCGCCAACCTGCTCGCGTTGCAACCGGATGAGGAGATCGCAGAGATCCTCGACATCCGCGATTACGAGGTTGCCCAGTATCTCGTGCTCGCCACCCGCGATGGGCTGATCAAGAAGACTGCTCTCCGCGAGTACGACACGAACCGCTCCGGTGGCATCATTGCAATCAAGCTGCGCGACGAGGACGAACTCGTCTCTGCACTGCTAGTGGAAGAGGACTCGGATCTTCTGCTTGTCTCCCGCAAGGGTATGTCGATCCGGTTCACCGCGACCGATGAGGCGATGCGACCGATGGGGCGCTCGACTTCCGGTGTGATCGGGATGCACTTCCGCGGCGATGACAGTCTGCTGGATGCGTCGGTCGTCTCGGACGAGGGCTACGTCTTCGTGGTCACCGAGGGCGGCTATGCCAAGCGCACCGCCGCCGACCAATACCGCCTTCAGAACCGCGGCGGACTCGGCATCAAGGTGGCCAAGCTGAGCGATGACCGGGGAGACCTGGTGGGCGCCCTCATCGTGGAGGAAGACGACGAGGTCCTTGTGGTTCTTGCCAGTGGCAAAGTGGTACGCTCTGCCGTGGCCGAGGTGCCTGCCAAGGGCCGCGACACAATGGGTGTCGTCTTTGCGCGTTTCGCTGAGACCGACAAGATCATCGCTTTGGCGAAAAACACCGAACGCAACCTCGATTCCCAGGAAACTGATGCAGACTCGTCTGCCGAAACTGAAACGGTCACTGGGGAGGACGCTGGTGACGGCGGGAAGGAAGAAACCGTAGATGAGCAGTAGCGTCGCCGAGAAACTCGCGAAAAAGTCGTCCCGACGACCCGCATCCGCCAAGCAGGTCCGGCTCAAACTCGTTTACATCGATTTCTGGTCGACCGTGAAGCTCTCGTTCCTCGCCGGGATCTGCCTGGCGATCATCGCCATCGTCGGGACCTTCCTCATCTGGATCGTGCTCGACCGTACGGGGATCTTCGACCAGGTCAACAGCCTGGTGAAGGACATCTCCGGTGCGGGCGGCGGAGACCTGCGCTCCGTTCTCGGTCTGGGGCAGATGATGGGCTTTGCATTCGTCGTGGCTATCCTGGACGTCGTCGTGCTCACAGCCCTCGGCGCCGTGTTCGCCCTCCTCTACAACCTGTCGGTGAAGATCACCGGCGGGCTCCTCGTGGGCTTCACCAACAACTGATCGGTGCGATTTCGTGCCGTCGGGCAGTTCGGGTATTCTCTTATCTGTTGCCCATTCGGGGATATAGCTCAGGCGGTTAGAGCGCTTCGCTGATAACGAAGAGGTCCGAGGTTCAAGTCCTCGTATCCCCACCATTCACCATTCCCGGGGCCTTAGCTCAGTTGGTAGAGCGCCTGCTTTGCAAGCAGGATGTCAGGAGTTCGAATCTCCTAGGCTCCACACATGTTCTCTTTCGGGCGCGCATGATGTGTCGCGCTTCTTCTCCCCGCCTCGAATCGTGTCAGCGATCCTGGGGAATGGCTCGGATAGAGCCGGGTTTCGATAGACCCCCTGGATAGACTCAAGCCATGACCACCGTCTCAACGCTTTCAGCTGAGACAGTGGTTCCGCTCCGGTCGGTCGATCTGTTCTCCGGCGCGGGGGGCTTGGCCTATGGGCTGACGAGCAGAGGCTTCGATGTGTGCCTGGGTTCTGATGTCTGGAAGCCTGCGGCTGAGACGTATCGGGCGAATTTTCCGGGTCACACCTTCGCAGAGGTGGATGTGCGCGACCTCTCGTCCGCAGACTTGATTGCTGCCAGCGGTGGTGCCCAACCCGATCTCGTCGCAGGTGGACCACCCTGCCAGGGCTTCTCTTCGGCAGGATCACGCTCTATGGACGACGAGTGCAATACGCTAGACGGTATTCACGGTTGGCCGCTGAGGTTCGCCCGCCCGCTATCGTCTTTGATAATGTCGAAGGATTCCTCACAGCTTCGGAAGGCAAATACGTAGTCGATCTGCTCATTGAGGCAGGCTATGTCGTACGCCTTGAGAAGCTCAATGTGGCTAACTTCGGCGTTCCTCAGCTGCGTAAGCGCGTGATCGTCATCGCTGCCCTCGGGCGCGTTCCACAACAAATGCTCCCGACGAACAGCGCGTTAGGCGCTCCCGGTGTCTGGAGGGTGGGTCATGGTCTCCCTCCCACTGTGACCGCTGCGGAAGCTCTTGCCAAGGTCTCGGTGAGTCGGGGTGATCCCTTGTCGGTCGCCTGAGAGCCCGGTGAGCTTGAGCTGGCTCGAATTCGTGCCCTTGGTCAGGGTAAAACCATGCGCGATCTTCCCGAACATCTGCAGCATCGGAGCTGGGCGGCGTGAGCAAACCGTCGTGTTCGCGATGGGACGCCAACGGAGCGTCGTGGTGGCGCGCCCATC
Above is a genomic segment from Leifsonia xyli subsp. xyli str. CTCB07 containing:
- a CDS encoding DUF721 domain-containing protein; this encodes MSEASSVYLRMKALFTGTVSRSRRRREAEADSGAPKPFGAGRDPRGLGDVVDSLASQMGWTSALAKSDLMAGWVELAGEENAKHSYPEGITDGVLIVRCETTAWATQLGTLRIELLRKAAERFPDADIQTIHLRGPHAPSWNHGSRSIPGRGPRDTYG
- a CDS encoding DNA cytosine methyltransferase — protein: MTTVSTLSAETVVPLRSVDLFSGAGGLAYGLTSRGFDVCLGSDVWKPAAETYRANFPGHTFAEVDVRDLSSADLIAASGGAQPDLVAGGPPCQGFSSAGSRSMDDECNTLDGIHGWPLRFARPLSSLIMSKDSSQLRKANT
- the gyrB gene encoding DNA topoisomerase (ATP-hydrolyzing) subunit B, producing the protein MTMEPNRAEAEHDYGANEIQVLEGLEAVRKRPGMYIGSTGPRGLHHLVYEIVDNSVDEALAGYADNIEVMILPDGSVRVFDNGRGIPVDEHPVQKKSTVEVVLTILHAGGKFGGGGYAVSGGLHGVGSSVVNALSTRLDVEVRRQGHVWRQSYRNGVPQAPLEQGEETEATGTTIVFWPSPETFETVEFDYDTLRTRFQQMAFLNKGLRIAIADQRPVSAEGEADEESEPRGEVFLYEKGLTDYVHYLNAAKKAEVVHDEIISFELEDTDRKIALEVAMQWTTSYNESVFTYANTINTHEGGTHEEGFRAALTSLVNRYAREKNILKDKDDNLSGDDVREGLTAVISVKLSEPQFEGQTKTKLGNTEAKAFVQKVAGDQLADWFDRNPNQAKEIIRKALQAATARIAARKARETARRKGLLESGGMPGKLKDCQSKDPTLSEIFIVEGDSAGGSAVQGRNPETQAILPLRGKILNVEKARLDRALANNEVQAMITAFGAGIGEDFDPEKARYHKIVLMADADVDGQHITTLLLTLLFRYMRPLIELGYVYLAQPPLYRLKWSNADDEYVYSDRDRDAFLAEGLAAGKRIPKDNGVQRYKGLGEMDYKELWETTMNPETRTLLQVTLDDAAAVDEIFTTLMGEDVESRRSFIQKNAKDVRFLDI
- the gnd gene encoding phosphogluconate dehydrogenase (NAD(+)-dependent, decarboxylating); the encoded protein is MHIGLIGLGRMGNNMRDRLEKKGIEVTGFDTNPAVSDVPTLADMVAALPAPRTVWVMVPAGQITDSVIADLEPLLEKGDLVIDGGNSKFTEDFAHAALLAPKGVDFMDAGVSGGIWGLENGYGLMVGGSKEQVERVMPVFDALRPEGPRDEGFVHVGEVGAGHYAKMVHNGIEYALMQAYAEGYELLDTRKDIIKDVTGTFKAWQSGTVVRSWLLDLLVRALEEDPEFEHIEGFVQDSFEGRWTIEEALNNAVPVPTISASIFARFVSRQEYSPAMKAVAALRNQFGGHAVKAVD
- the recF gene encoding DNA replication/repair protein RecF; this encodes MRVTHLSLTDFRNYGTAEVHFEAGANLFVGRNGQGKTNLVESLGYLSALGSHRVSSDQAMIRQGAELAVVRARIQHEARELLVEVQLNRGAANRAQVNRAAIKPRELPRYFSSVLFAPEDLALVRGEPGVRRRFLDQLLIQRNPRLSAVIAEYERVLKQRNTLLKSARASRFREDQLGTLDIWDDRLLTLGAELINARLDLMARLSNPLVAAYRSVAGDDHHPRLLPQLTISGAHVEDEDDDSVADMTSAFGDTTDVFRQALAGVRWKELERGLTLVGPHRDDVLFELNGLPAKGYASHGESWSFALALKLASAELLRRESVTGDPVLILDDVFAELDWARRRMLATTVAGYEQVLITAAVYEDVPAELAAHTIRIEAGAIVEPS
- a CDS encoding DUF3566 domain-containing protein, giving the protein MSSSVAEKLAKKSSRRPASAKQVRLKLVYIDFWSTVKLSFLAGICLAIIAIVGTFLIWIVLDRTGIFDQVNSLVKDISGAGGGDLRSVLGLGQMMGFAFVVAILDVVVLTALGAVFALLYNLSVKITGGLLVGFTNN
- a CDS encoding DNA cytosine methyltransferase is translated as MAAEVRPPAIVFDNVEGFLTASEGKYVVDLLIEAGYVVRLEKLNVANFGVPQLRKRVIVIAALGRVPQQMLPTNSALGAPGVWRVGHGLPPTVTAAEALAKVSVSRGDPLSVA
- the gyrA gene encoding DNA gyrase subunit A, yielding MTDEENAGAVFGIHGKIDQVDLQSEMQRSYLDYAMSVIIGRALPEVRDGLKPVHRRVIYAMFDGGYRPDKAFSKCARVVGDVMGQFHPHGDSAIYDALVRLVQPWSLRYPLALGQGNFGSPGNDGAAAPRYTETKMAPLALEMVRDIDEDTVDFQDNYDGRTQEPSVLPSRFPNLLVNGSVGIAVGMATNIPPHNLREVAQGALWHLAHPEASREELLEELIKRIKGPDFPTGAQILGVKGIQDTYRTGRGSITIRAVVSIEEIQGRVCLVVTELPYQVNPDNLAIKIAELVKDGRVGGIADIRDETSGRTGQRLVIVLKRDAVAKVVLNNLYKHTQLQENFGANMLAIVDNVPRTLALDGFITAWVDHQIEVIVRRTRFRLRKAEERAHILRGYLKALDALDEVIALIRRSATVDEAREGLKSLLEVDDIQADAILAMQLRRLAALERQKIIDEHDEIERQITEFKAILADSARQRSIVSEELTEIVDRFGDDRRTEIMLGFDGDMSLEDLIPEEEMVITVTRGGYIKRTRSDNYRSQHRGGKGVKGAQLRGEDVVDHFFVTTTHHWLLFFTKKGRVYRAKAYEVQEAGRDAKGQHVANLLALQPDEEIAEILDIRDYEVAQYLVLATRDGLIKKTALREYDTNRSGGIIAIKLRDEDELVSALLVEEDSDLLLVSRKGMSIRFTATDEAMRPMGRSTSGVIGMHFRGDDSLLDASVVSDEGYVFVVTEGGYAKRTAADQYRLQNRGGLGIKVAKLSDDRGDLVGALIVEEDDEVLVVLASGKVVRSAVAEVPAKGRDTMGVVFARFAETDKIIALAKNTERNLDSQETDADSSAETETVTGEDAGDGGKEETVDEQ